CTTGTGAGAACGAAATTTGGAATGCGGGAATATAACAGTAGAGGTGGACACTTTGGTTattttttcggttcggttcgagttcggttcgagttcggttcggtttgattAGTTCGGTTCTAGTATTTTCCCAACTGAAGtaaaccatagttagtttggttcggttcggtttatattcggttcggtttgtattcGGTTGGGTTTGTATTCGGTTCAGTTTGTTTTTTAGATTGGTTTAATAAGGTTcttcttagtttaatttttttaagagaaattatgttttaaaacataaattatgtaaacataaactatgtaaactaaattcaatataaaactgaaacaaaaaccttttaaaaagttacaaaagtatataagaattaaaacaaatgaaagttaactaaagaaaaaaaccaacatcattagtaatgtattttatatcattaaaattaaaaaacctGCAATGAATCATCTTCCATGTAATATCATTAAAAAGCCTGCAACAAATCAATAACTAGTATATGTCAATACACAAACTATAcgagtatttatatatatctttacTACTCTAAACCCATGATTCCATTATTTAGAATTGACACCAAAAAAAAGATCTAGATGCAGGAAACATATGCAGGAGAGgtagagaaaaacgtagaggaAAGAGACGTTGTGGagaataatttttgtttttaataaaatttactttaGATTTTAGGTGTAGATTAAACATCaatgtttacatatataagaatataagaaTACAagcttttctattttataaaaaaaaaaaaatactttgatgattacatattaggttagaagaatatatgttaatgaatgaaaaatagaaaatatgtgatttagtattagaattttagtatattggtattactaatatatttaatttaaataattataaaaacacatcggtttctcggttcggtttaaaaccgaaccaaactgaaCCATTCGGGTTAGAGAAATCTTCAACTGAATGATTTGAAATAGACTTTGGTTATGTTTgaatcggtttcggttcggttggtttggtttgactcggttcggtttgggttttttttCTCCTATATAACAGTACAGGTTTGCTTTCTCTAtttgagagaaaaaaatagaaaatactaACATATGCATTTTATAAGAACACAATATTGCTAATTAAAGTTGGTATGCAATGtttttgataatatatacaGAAATATGGATCCGAATACAAGCTCATTCGAACATAAGTACACAATTTCAGAAGATTCCTAACTAATTTCAGTTAACTCATCACTCCGGCTGGTTCCACCAGACCAGAATTTAAATCATTGTGTTATCGGTTCCTAGAAGATGAAATTCACCTTATTGCCTCGGATACCGGGATAACCACTTACGTATGTTTTAACTGGTTGAATGGACAGTAGTAACATATGTTTTCTTCAGTCTAGCGTACAAGACCTTTCTTATTTGATCTTCAATGTAGATTGCTACATTTGTGATCGTtgtgtatttaaattttaaaggaATGGCCTTATGGCATTGACTCATTGACTTATCATATGTATAAACACGTTACAagtctttttaaaaagaaaagtaaaagtcTTCCATGATCTTTCTTGGGTTCTTTCCTTTTGGCTTCTTCCTACATGCAATTGCTTATAACATTTCTGCAATGTGAGACTAGACTACAACCAAATCCATCTTCATCATTTTTCTTGGGCGCCATAACAATGGCGGACAACAAAAGAACGAGCATGTTCAACTTCTTTCTTCTCTCCGTGTCTATGGTAGGTCTCTGTTTAGCTCCGGTTGCAGCATCAGCACAAGGTCGGAAACTCAGTTTCGGCGTGAACGGCCAGTTCAAGATACTGCAAGTGGCGGATATGCACTACGCAAACGGCGCGACTACTCGGTGTCAAAATGTTCTTTCTAGCCAGTTGGCACACTGCTCCGACCTCAACACCACCGCCTTCATGTCGCGAGTCATCGCCGCCGAGAAACCTGACCTCATCGTCTTCACCGGTAAAATTCCATATTGATAAAATCCTAATTTTCTCTGCTCATAATTAAAGGTAACAAACATAGACTAGTGAAGCATTGACCCTATGGCCttcaaaattttacatattatcaAAACGTCTAAATttgttaagaatatatatatataaactcttACTAAATTGGCTGTAGTCTCCAAAATTATAGGACCGTCCGAAGATAGATATTGATTCTTTTAGTGTTTTGTATATGTTTTCAGGAGATAATATATTTGGATCTGATGTTAAAGACGCTGTGAAGTCCATGAACGCTGCGTTTGCTCCAGCGATTGCGGCTAAGATCCCTTGGGTTGCTGTTTTGGGAAACCATGATCAACAATCTACGCTGTCCCGGGAAGAACTCATGAAACATATCGTGAAGCTTCCCAACACTTTGTCTAAAGTGAACCCTCCTGAGGCTGCTCATTACATCGATGGGTTTGGTAATAACAATCTCCAAATCCATGGAGCTGCTGAGTCAAGTCTACATAACAAGTCCGTTCTCAATCTCTATTTTCTAGACAGTGGAGACTACTCTAGTGTTCATAACATAAAAGGTTATGATTGGATCAAAACTTCTCAGCAATTCTGGTTTGACCAGACTTCAAAACGTCTCCAGGTATCATCATCAATCTTGGTTTTGTTTAGTCTCATTGGTCTTGAACACTGAATCTTGATTTTGATGATGGTCCCAGAGGGAGTACAATAAAGAGCCTAATCCTCAACAAGGTGCAGCTCCAGGACTAGCTTACTTCCACATTCCATTACGGGAGTTTTGGTTCTTCAACTCAAAGAACGCCGCTAAAGGAGTGAGACAAGAAGAAACAGGATCGGCTACCATAAACTCGGGTTTCTTCACGACGTTGGTAACTAGAGGAGATGTGAAATCAGTGTTTGTGGGTCACGACCATCTCAATGACTTTTGTGGTGAACTCAAAGGTTTGAATCTATGCTATGGTGGTGGGTTTGGATATCATGCGTATGGTAAAGCTGGGTGGCAGAGGAGGGCGAGAGTTGTGGTTGCTGATTTGAACAAGAAAGGTACAGGCAGCTGGGGAGATGTGAAATCGATTAGGACATGGAAGAGGCTTGATGATCAGCATCTCTCTGTTATTGATGAGCAGGTTCTTTGGACCAGGTCTCCAAAGTGATCAGTTTTTCCTCGTTTAATTATGACTCTATGTCCTTTATGTTTCATCTGATTATTAATAAATTGGGTTTTGTAGAAGCCGATGTCAAATAACCATACTTTTGAATATAATAAACTGTTTCCGTTTAAGATTtaactttggtttggttcggctAGACGTATTAACTTAAGTTACCTTTAAGCAtcactttaatatttttgtaaaatcctAATTTATATATCGAACAAATAGCCCGTatagctcagtggtagagcgTCAGTCTTGTAAACTGAAGGTCCGTAGTTCGATCCTGCGTGTGGGCACTTTTTTCAGTTTTACTTTCATCAGCTTTTCTTCATTCCTAATTTTCTAGTTCGGCAACGCAAATTAGTGCATACATTCTTCGCCTAATagatttaacatatatattaacatCAGGGAGAATGACATTACCCAATAACATTAACAAGATTGATTTCTAGTATTAACTATTAAGAGATCTGTCTCTTCTCTCACTGCTTCAATAGGGTCATTATTCAAACTCTTAAATCTGAACGTTGATTTTTGACCTTCTCATTCTTGATGATTCGCTAGTCTTTTATCTGCCAAAGACTTCACAACTCAgattataacaaattttgttt
This genomic interval from Brassica napus cultivar Da-Ae chromosome A6, Da-Ae, whole genome shotgun sequence contains the following:
- the LOC106351858 gene encoding probable inactive purple acid phosphatase 29 — protein: MQLLITFLQCETRLQPNPSSSFFLGAITMADNKRTSMFNFFLLSVSMVGLCLAPVAASAQGRKLSFGVNGQFKILQVADMHYANGATTRCQNVLSSQLAHCSDLNTTAFMSRVIAAEKPDLIVFTGDNIFGSDVKDAVKSMNAAFAPAIAAKIPWVAVLGNHDQQSTLSREELMKHIVKLPNTLSKVNPPEAAHYIDGFGNNNLQIHGAAESSLHNKSVLNLYFLDSGDYSSVHNIKGYDWIKTSQQFWFDQTSKRLQREYNKEPNPQQGAAPGLAYFHIPLREFWFFNSKNAAKGVRQEETGSATINSGFFTTLVTRGDVKSVFVGHDHLNDFCGELKGLNLCYGGGFGYHAYGKAGWQRRARVVVADLNKKGTGSWGDVKSIRTWKRLDDQHLSVIDEQVLWTRSPK